A window from Saccharomyces cerevisiae S288C chromosome XIII, complete sequence encodes these proteins:
- the YTA12 gene encoding m-AAA protease subunit YTA12 (Mitochondrial inner membrane m-AAA protease component; mediates degradation of misfolded or unassembled proteins; also required for correct assembly of mitochondrial enzyme complexes; overexpression of human AFG3L2 complements respiratory defect of yeast afg3 yta12 double null mutation, but overexpression of disease-associated AFG3L2 variants does not; expression of both human SPG7 (paraplegin) and AFG3L2 complements yeast yta12 afg3 double mutation): MLLLSWSRIATKVVRRPVRFRSYYGLTHIKSLHTQYRLLNRLQENKSGNKNEDNNEDAKLNKEIPTDEEVEAIRKQVEKYIEQTKNNTIPANWKEQKRKIDESIRRLEDAVLKQESNRIQEERKEKEEENGPSKAKSNRTKEQGYFEGNNSRNIPPPPPPPPPKPPLNDPSNPVSKNVNLFQIGLTFFLLSFLLDLLNSLEEQSEITWQDFREKLLAKGYVAKLIVVNKSMVKVMLNDNGKNQADNYGRNFYYFTIGSIDSFEHKLQKAQDELDIDKDFRIPVLYVQEGNWAKAMFQILPTVLMIAGIIWLTRRSAQAAGGSRGGIFGLSRSKAKKFNTETDVKIKFKDVAGCDEAKEEIMEFVSFLKEPSRYEKMGAKIPRGAILSGPPGTGKTLLAKATAGEAGVPFYFVSGSEFVEMFVGVGAARVRDLFKTARENAPSIVFIDEIDAIGKARQKGNFSGANDERENTLNQMLVEMDGFTPADHVVVLAGTNRPDILDKALLRPGRFDRHINIDKPELEGRKAIFAVHLHHLKLAGEIFDLKNRLAALTPGFSGADIANVCNEAALIAARSDEDAVKLNHFEQAIERVIGGVERKSKLLSPEEKKVVAYHEAGHAVCGWYLKYADPLLKVSIIPRGQGALGYAQYLPGDIFLLTEQQLKDRMTMSLGGRVSEELHFPSVTSGASDDFKKVTSMATAMVTELGMSDKIGWVNYQKRDDSDLTKPFSDETGDIIDSEVYRIVQECHDRCTKLLKEKAEDVEKIAQVLLKKEVLTREDMIDLLGKRPFPERNDAFDKYLNDYETEKIRKEEEKNEKRNEPKPSTN; this comes from the coding sequence ATGTTGCTACTTTCTTGGTCAAGAATTGCTACTAAGGTAGTTAGAAGGCCCGTTCGCTTCCGGTCCTATTACGGCTTGACCCATATCAAGAGTTTACATACTCAATATCGGCTACTCAATAGGCTGCAAGAGAATAAGAGCGGTAACAAGAACGAGGACAATAACGAAGACGCTAAACTTAACAAAGAAATTCCCACAGACGAAGAGGTTGAAGcaataagaaaacaagtagaaaaatatatcgaacaaactaaaaataatactATACCGGCTAACTGGAAAGAACAGAAACGcaaaattgatgaaagtATTAGGCGTTTAGAAGATGCTGTATTGAAACAAGAATCTAACAGAattcaagaagaaagaaaggaaaaagaggAGGAAAATGGTCCTTCAAAAGCCAAGTCAAACAGAACAAAAGAGCAGGGCTACTTTGAAGGTAACAATAGCAGAAATATTCCACCGCCACCACCACCTCCTCCCCCAAAACCACCTCTAAATGATCCTAGTAATCCTGTATCGAAAAATGTTAACTTATTCCAGATAGGACTAActtttttcctcctttCGTTTTTATTGGATCTCCTCAACAGTTTGGAAGAGCAAAGTGAGATAACGTGGCAGGATTTTAGAGAGAAACTATTGGCAAAAGGTTATGTTGCGAAGTTGATTGTTGTCAACAAGTCCATGGTGAAAGTGATGTTAAATGACAACGGAAAAAACCAAGCCGACAATTACGGTCGCAACTTCTATTATTTCACAATTGGTTCAATTGATAGCTTCGAACACAAACTTCAGAAAGCACAGGACGAACTGGACATTGATAAGGATTTCAGAATACCTGTACTATATGTTCAAGAAGGCAATTGGGCTAAAGCTATGTTCCAAATTTTGCCAACTGTTTTAATGATTGCAGGTATTATTTGGTTGACAAGAAGATCGGCACAAGCAGCGGGCGGTAGCCGTGGAGGCATATTTGGTCTGAGTCGTTCTAAGgctaaaaaatttaacaCTGAAACAGACGTTAAGATCAAGTTCAAGGACGTTGCCGGATGCGATGAGGCTAAGGAAGAAATTATGGAGTTTGTTAGCTTCTTGAAAGAACCTTCTCgttatgaaaaaatggGAGCTAAAATTCCTAGAGGTGCGATTCTATCTGGTCCACCAGGTACCGGTAAAACTTTGCTTGCAAAGGCAACAGCAGGTGAAGCCGGTGTTCcgttttattttgtttctggTTCAGAATTTGTAGAAATGTTTGTTGGTGTTGGTGCAGCAAGAGTAAGAGATTTGTTCAAAACTGCAAGAGAAAATGCACCCTCAATTGTGTTTATTGACGAAATTGATGCTATAGGAAAAGCAAGACAAAAGGGTAATTTTTCAGGTGCCAATGATGAGAGAGAGAACACGCTAAATCAAATGTTAGTAGAAATGGATGGTTTCACTCCAGCTGACCACGTTGTTGTTTTAGCTGGTACCAATAGACCCGATATTCTCGATAAAGCATTATTAAGGCCTGGTAGATTTGACAGGCATATCAATATCGACAAGCCCGAACTTGAGGGTAGAAAAGCCATTTTTGCTGTTCATTTACATCATTTGAAACTTGCCGGggaaatttttgatttgaaaaatagaTTAGCGGCTTTGACGCCAGGCTTTTCTGGTGCTGATATTGCCAACGTTTGTAACGAGGCCGCCTTGATTGCTGCTAGAAGTGATGAAGATGCAGTAAAATTGAATCATTTTGAACAAGCTATCGAAAGAGTCATCGGTGGAGTGGAACGCAAATCCAAGCTACTCTCTCCCgaagagaagaaagtaGTGGCTTACCACGAGGCTGGTCATGCTGTATGTGGATGGTACTTAAAATACGCAGATCCTCTTCTGAAAGTCAGTATTATTCCACGTGGCCAGGGCGCCCTTGGTTATGCACAGTATTTGCCAGGTGATATCTTCTTACTAACTGAACAGCAACTTAAGGACAGAATGACCATGTCTCTGGGTGGAAGAGTTTCTGAAGAATTACATTTCCCATCAGTTACAAGTGGCGCATCTGATGACTTCAAAAAAGTTACTAGCATGGCCACGGCAATGGTCACAGAATTAGGCATGAGTGATAAAATTGGCTGGGTCAATTACCAGAAGAGAGATGATAGCGATTTGACAAAACCATTTTCGGACGAGACAGGTGACATTATTGATTCCGAAGTATACAGAATCGTCCAAGAATGCCATGACAGATGTACAAAGCTgcttaaagaaaaagcagaaGATGTAGAGAAGATTGCTCAAGTACtactgaaaaaagaagttttGACAAGAGAAGATATGATTGATTTACTTGGTAAGCGCCCTTTCCCAGAAAGGAATGATGCTTTTGATAAGTACTTGAACGATTACGAAACGGAAAAAATCAggaaggaagaagaaaaaaacgaaaaacGTAATGAGCCTAAGCCATCTACAAACTGA
- a CDS encoding uncharacterized protein (hypothetical protein; similar to DTDP-glucose 4,6-dehydratases; GFP-fusion protein localizes to the cytoplasm; up-regulated in response to the fungicide mancozeb; not essential for viability), whose translation MSPMKVAVVGASGKVGRLLINQLKANDSFSTPLAIVRTQDQVNYFKNEVGVDASLTDIENASVSEITDAIKAYDAVVFSAGAGGKGMERIFTVDLDGCIKVVEACEKAGIKRFVVVSALKAEDRDFWYNIKGLREYYIAKRSADREVRNSNLDYTILQPGSLELNKGTGLLQPLDKLEEKASVNYSINREDVASFIVESLLHPNATVKKTISLVNGNEPMEKFIQSL comes from the coding sequence ATGTCTCCTATGAAAGTTGCGGTTGTCGGTGCCAGTGGTAAAGTTGGACGTTTATTGATAAACCAATTGAAGGCCAACGATAGTTTCTCAACACCATTAGCGATTGTTAGAACACAGGATCAAGTCAATTATTTCAAGAATGAAGTAGGTGTTGATGCTAGTTTGACAGATATAGAAAACGCGTCCGTTAGTGAGATCACAGACGCTATTAAGGCTTATGATGCCGTGGTCTTTAGCGCCGGTGCGGGTGGTAAAGgaatggaaagaattttcacGGTTGATCTGGATGGCTGTATCAAAGTTGTTGAAGCATGCGAAAAGGCTGGTATCAAAAGGTTCGTTGTTGTTTCAGCGCTCAAGGCGGAGGATAGAGATTTTTGGTATAACATTAAGGGTTTGCGTGAATACTATATTGCAAAGAGATCTGCTGATCGTGAGGTTAGAAACTCTAATTTGGATTACACTATTTTACAGCCTGGATCGTTGGAACTAAATAAAGGTACCGGTCTTTTGCAACCCCTTGACAAATTAGAAGAGAAGGCTTCTGTTAACTACTCCATTAACAGGGAGGATGTAGCTTCTTTTATTGTGGAAAGCTTGCTACATCCAAATGCAACAGTGAAAAAAACCATTTCGTTGGTAAATGGCAACGAGCCaatggaaaaattcattcaaaGTTTGTAG
- the NPL6 gene encoding Npl6p (Component of the RSC chromatin remodeling complex; interacts with Rsc3p, Rsc30p, Ldb7p, and Htl1p to form a module important for a broad range of RSC functions), with translation MSDSEGGLASEVEHEKRSRSTSNRPNYAIDTEDLDIDENDENEDDDYREEEANEGVNEEEISDEEEQINKSGRNKRRHVDEEEDLSEDKGVTRSRNRSKFKKPVFPGIDDAEENLNPLKVVNEEYVLPDDPEGETKITADGDLLGGREFLVRTFTLTEKGNRKFMLATEPARIVGFRDSYLFFQTHPNLYKFILNQTQKNDLIDRGVLPYSYRNRQIALVTARGVFKEFGAKIIRGGKHITDDYYASELRTKGNVIEGKLAGDPIDKSARALETMMYPASENGINPAKNQVEFFEHRPHGHMSNSNIIASGSKLSSTNWLYQHSAACSRFNSDLFYDRVKVLLVDQQGLRDAYTNILHIPESTQSTTVLGWRRSKNDSPSDTSIVYETVIHDNDLNKPKTGLSEIPKEIYEDVVDEDVLRAITEQQNFEKCNEYI, from the coding sequence ATGTCAGATTCAGAGGGAGGTCTAGCTTCCGAAGTTGAACATGAGAAGCGGTCAAGATCTACTAGCAACAGACCCAATTATGCAATTGATACTGAGGATTTagatattgatgaaaatgatgagaatgaagatgatgattacagagaagaagaagccaATGAGGGAGtgaatgaagaagaaataagtGATGAGGAGGAACAGATAAATAAAAGcggaagaaacaaaaggaGGCACGTGgacgaagaagaggatTTGTCAGAGGATAAAGGCGTTACTAGATCTAGAAACCGTTCAAAGTTCAAAAAACCAGTATTTCCCGGAATCGATGATGCTGAGGAGAACTTAAATCCTTTGAAAGTGGtcaatgaagaatatgTTCTACCAGATGATCCTGAAGGTGAGACGAAGATAACTGCAGATGGTGATCTATTAGGAGGCAGAGAATTTTTAGTGCGCACCTTCACATTAACTGAGAAGGGGAATCGAAAGTTTATGCTGGCCACCGAACCGGCTAGGATAGTGGGTTTTAGAGattcatatttattttttcaaactcACCCCAACCTTTATAAGTTCATTCTGAATCAAACTCAAAAGAACGACTTGATAGACCGTGGCGTTTTACCTTATTCATATAGAAATAGACAAATCGCTCTAGTCACCGCTAGAGGCGTGTTTAAAGAATTTGGTGCTAAAATCATTCGTGGCGGCAAACATATAACCGATGATTATTATGCTTCTGAATTAAGAACAAAGGGAAATGTAATTGAAGGAAAACTTGCTGGTGATCCTATTGATAAATCCGCAAGGGCCTTAGAAACCATGATGTATCCTGCTTCCGAGAATGGCATAAACCCTGCAAAAAACCAGGTGGAATTCTTTGAACACAGGCCACATGGTCACATGAGTAAttctaatattattgcATCAGGTAGTAAGCTGAGCTCTACAAATTGGCTCTATCAGCATTCTGCTGCGTGTAGTAGATTTAATAGCGATTTGTTTTATGATAGAGTGAAGGTTCTTCTTGTAGATCAACAAGGCTTGAGAGATGCATACACAAATATATTACACATACCAGAATCCACACAGTCAACCACTGTTTTAGGATGGAGGAGATCAAAAAACGATAGTCCCAGCGACACAAGCATTGTGTATGAGACCGTTATACACGATAACGATTTGAATAAACCGAAAACGGGACTGTCGGAAATCCCGAAAGAGATCTATGAAGACGttgttgatgaagacgTTTTAAGGGCTATCACCGAACAACAAAATTTCGAAAAATGCAACGAATATATTTAG
- the AIP1 gene encoding Aip1p (Actin cortical patch component; interacts with the actin depolymerizing factor cofilin; inhibits elongation of aged ADP-actin filaments decorated with cofilin to maintain a high level of assembly-competent actin species; required to restrict cofilin localization to cortical patches; putative regulator of cytokinesis; contains WD repeats; mutations in human homolog WDR1 are associated with cardiac hypertrophy), translating to MSSISLKEIIPPQPSTQRNFTTHLSYDPTTNAIAYPCGKSAFVRCLDDGDSKVPPVVQFTGHGSSVVTTVKFSPIKGSQYLCSGDESGKVIVWGWTFDKESNSVEVNVKSEFQVLAGPISDISWDFEGRRLCVVGEGRDNFGVFISWDSGNSLGEVSGHSQRINACHLKQSRPMRSMTVGDDGSVVFYQGPPFKFSASDRTHHKQGSFVRDVEFSPDSGEFVITVGSDRKISCFDGKSGEFLKYIEDDQEPVQGGIFALSWLDSQKFATVGADATIRVWDVTTSKCVQKWTLDKQQLGNQQVGVVATGNGRIISLSLDGTLNFYELGHDEVLKTISGHNKGITALTVNPLISGSYDGRIMEWSSSSMHQDHSNLIVSLDNSKAQEYSSISWDDTLKVNGITKHEFGSQPKVASANNDGFTAVLTNDDDLLILQSFTGDIIKSVRLNSPGSAVSLSQNYVAVGLEEGNTIQVFKLSDLEVSFDLKTPLRAKPSYISISPSETYIAAGDVMGKILLYDLQSREVKTSRWAFHTSKINAISWKPAEKGANEEEIEEDLVATGSLDTNIFIYSVKRPMKIIKALNAHKDGVNNLLWETPSTLVSSGADACIKRWNVVLE from the coding sequence atgtcATCTATCtctttgaaggaaattatACCACCTCAGCCTTCGACACAGCGTAACTTTACTACGCATTTATCGTATGACCCTACAACCAACGCAATTGCTTACCCATGTGGAAAATCTGCATTTGTACGTTGTTTGGACGATGGAGACAGTAAAGTACCTCCAGTAGTACAATTTACTGGTCATGGCTCTTCGGTAGTCACAACGGTAAAGTTCTCTCCAATTAAGGGTTCCCAGTACCTATGCTCCGGTGACGAATCTGGAAAAGTGATTGTTTGGGGATGGACATTTGACAAAGAAAGCAATTCTGTTGAAGTGAATGTTAAGTCTGAATTCCAAGTTTTAGCAGGTCCAATCAGCGATATCTCCTGGGATTTTGAAGGGCGAAGACTCTGCGTTGTGGGAGAAGGTCGTGATAACTTTGGTGTTTTCATATCCTGGGATTCTGGTAATTCCTTAGGTGAAGTTTCAGGTCACTCACAACGCATCAATGCTTGTCATTTGAAGCAATCTAGACCTATGAGATCTATGACAGTTGGAGATGATGGATCTGTTGTCTTTTATCAAGGACCTCCATTTAAGTTCTCTGCCAGTGACAGAACACACCACAAACAAGGCTCATTTGTCAGGGATGTTGAATTTTCACCTGACAGCGGTGAATTTGTTATTACGGTAGGGTCTGACAGAAAGATTTCTTGCTTTGATGGCAAATCAGGTGAGTTTCTTAAATACATAGAGGATGATCAAGAACCAGTTCAAGGTGGTATATTTGCACTATCGTGGCTTGATTCCCAAAAGTTTGCTACCGTAGGAGCAGACGCTACCATTAGGGTTTGGGACGTCACGACTTCAAAATGCGTTCAAAAATGGACCTTAGACAAGCAACAACTGGGAAATCAACAAGTTGGTGTTGTTGCAACAGGAAACGGAAGGATTATTTCTCTTTCACTGGATGGGACCTTAAACTTCTATGAACTTGGACATGACGAGGTTTTAAAAACCATTAGTGGTCATAACAAGGGTATTACTGCTTTGACAGTCAACCCACTAATCAGTGGGTCATATGATGGTAGGATTATGGAATGGTCTAGCTCTTCCATGCACCAAGATCACTCCAACTTGATTGTATCATTGGATAATAGTAAAGCGCAAGAATACTCCAGTATTTCTTGGGATGATACTTTGAAAGTGAACGGTATTACTAAGCATGAATTTGGATCGCAACCAAAGGTTGCTAGTGCGAACAATGATGGCTTCACTGCAGTACTAacaaatgatgatgatttgtTGATATTACAGTCTTTTACGGGCGATATAATCAAGAGTGTAAGACTGAACTCACCAGGCTCTGCCGTTAGCTTGAGCCAAAATTACGTTGCAGTTGGTTTGGAAGAAGGTAATACTATTCAGGTATTCAAATTATCAGATTTGGAAGTCAGTTTTGATTTAAAAACACCTCTTCGCGCAAAACCCTCGTACATATCAATTTCGCCATCTGAAACATACATCGCTGCTGGAGATGTTATGGGCAAGATATTGCTATATGATTTACAATCAAGAGAAGTGAAAACTTCAAGATGGGCTTTCCACACCAGTAAAATCAACGCCATTTCATGGAAACCTGCTGAAAAGGGAGCAAACGAAGAGGAAATTGAAGAGGACTTAGTTGCCACTGGTTCTTTAGACaccaatatttttatttactCCGTCAAAAGACCTATGAAAATCATTAAGGCGTTGAATGCTCACAAGGACGGTGTTAACAACCTTTTATGGGAAACACCATCTACCTTGGTTAGTTCTGGTGCGGACGCTTGCATTAAAAGGTGGAATGTTGTCCTCGAGTGA
- the UTP15 gene encoding snoRNA-binding rRNA-processing protein UTP15 (Nucleolar protein; component of the small subunit (SSU) processome containing the U3 snoRNA that is involved in processing of pre-18S rRNA), which yields MSTARPRIITSKAPLLPQQTTPEQRYWRQYTSAQLVKEHNSVTHISFNPQHPHDFAVTSSTRVQIFSSRTRQVIKTFSRFKDVVYSASFRSDGKLLCAGDATGLVSVYDSYNPRTILLSINASTHPTHVTKFHTQDNKILATASDDRVTRLWDISNAYEPQLELTGATDYVRTLSFIPAAPHLVATGSYDGLIRLYDTRSSGSTPIYSLNHDQPVENVIAVSPTQIVSCGGNNFKVWDLTSNKKLYERGNFNKAVTCLDYVENFDSPMQSALIASSLDGHVKVFDPLDNFQVKFGWKFSGPVLSCAVSPSTAQGNRHLVAGLSSGLLAIRTKKKEKRSSDKENAPASFNKNAKSNNFQRMMRGSEYQGDQEHIIHNDKVRSQRRMRAFERNINQFKWSEALDNAFVPGMAKELTLTVLQELRKRGKVRVALYGRDESTLEPLLNWCLKGIEDVRSASIVADWVAVVLELYGNTLESSPVLQELMIDLKTKVRHEIHKSKEAQRIEGMLQLLTS from the coding sequence atgtCGACTGCTAGGCCTAGAATAATCACTTCGAAGGCTCCATTATTGCCTCAACAGACTACCCCGGAGCAGCGTTACTGGCGTCAATACACTTCCGCACAACTGGTTAAAGAACATAATAGCGTTACTCACATATCATTCAATCCTCAACATCCTCATGATTTTGCAGTAACTTCCTCAACCAGAgttcaaatattttcttcaagaacTAGGCAAGTGATCAAGACCTTTTCAAGATTTAAAGATGTTGTCTATTCTGCATCCTTTAGGAGTGATGGTAAATTGCTTTGTGCCGGTGATGCTACCGGTTTAGTGTCTGTATACGACAGTTATAATCCCAGGACTATCCTTTTATCTATAAACGCTTCCACACATCCCACACATGTTACGAAATTCCATACGCAAGATAACAAAATTCTGGCTACGGCGAGTGACGATAGAGTGACAAGACTTTGGGATATATCCAACGCATATGAGCCACAATTAGAGCTCACCGGAGCTACTGACTATGTTCGTACCTTATCATTTATCCCAGCAGCCCCACATTTGGTTGCAACAGGCTCATACGACGGTTTGATCAGATTATATGACACAAGATCTAGCGGATCCACGCCAATTTATTCTCTGAATCATGACCAACCTGTTGAAAATGTTATTGCAGTATCTCCAACCCAAATTGTTTCTTGCGGTGGcaataatttcaaagtgTGGGACTTGACCAGTAACAAGAAATTATACGAACGTGGCAATTTCAATAAGGCTGTGACATGCTTGGACtatgttgaaaattttgattctCCAATGCAATCGGCGTTGATCGCTTCTTCCTTAGATGGTCATGTCAAAGTCTTTGATCCTTTAGACAATTTCCAAGTCAAATTTGGCTGGAAATTTTCGGGTCCCGTACTAAGTTGTGCTGTCTCCCCTAGTACCGCACAAGGGAATAGGCATTTAGTAGCAGGTTTATCATCAGGACTACTAGCCATTAGaactaaaaagaaagagaaacgTTCTTCCGATAAAGAAAACGCACCCGCCAGTTTTAATAAGAATGCGAAAAGTAATAACTTCCAGAGAATGATGCGAGGCTCGGAATACCAAGGTGATCAAGAGCATATAATCCACAATGATAAGGTAAGATCTCAACGTCGTATGCGTGCATTCGAAAGGAACATAAATCAGTTTAAATGGAGCGAAGCACTCGACAATGCCTTTGTACCAGGTATGGCCAAAGAGTTGACACTTACTGTTCTTCAAGAACTACGCAAACGTGGCAAAGTTCGTGTAGCGCTATATGGTAGAGATGAATCTACATTAGAGCCGCTACTGAATTGGTGCTTAAAAGGTATTGAAGATGTGAGATCAGCATCTATTGTAGCGGATTGGGTCGCCGTGGTTTTAGAATTATATGGGAATACGTTAGAAAGCTCTCCAGTTCTTCAAGAATTGATGATAGATTTGAAAACTAAAGTTAGACATGAAATTCATAAGTCTAAAGAAGCTCAAAGAATTGAAGGTATGCTTCAACTTTTAACGAGTTAA
- the CTF13 gene encoding Ctf13p (Subunit of the CBF3 complex; F-box protein of the leucine-rich-repeat family; required for assembly of the complex; CBF3 binds to the CDE III element of centromeres, bending the DNA upon binding, and may be involved in sister chromatid cohesion during mitosis) — protein sequence MPSFNPVRFLELPIDIRKEVYFHLDGNFCGAHPYPIDILYKSNDVELPGKPSYKRSKRSKKLLRYMYPVFATYLNIFEYSPQLIEKWLEYAFWLRYDCLVLDCFKVNHLYDGTLIDALEWTYLDNELRLAYFNKASMLEVWYTFKEYKKWVIDSVAFDELDLLNVSNIQFNIDNLTPQLVDKCLSILEQKDLFATIGEVQFGQDEEVGEEKDVDVSGANSDENSSPSSTIKNKKRSASKRSHSDNGNVGATHNQLTSISVIRTIRSMESMKSLRKITVRGEKLYELLINFHGFRDNPGKTISYIVKRRINEIRLSRMNQISRTGLADFTRWDNLQKLVLSRVAYIDLNSIVFPKNFKSLTMKRVSKIKWWNIEENILKELKVDKRTFKSLYIKEDDSKFTKFFNLRHTRIKELDKSEINQITYLRCQAIVWLSFRTLNHIKLQNVSEVFNNIIVPRALFDSKRVEIYRCEKISQVLVI from the coding sequence ATGCCTTCTTTCAATCCTGTTAGATTCTTAGAGTTACCAATTGACATTAGAAAAGAAGTTTACTTCCATTTAGATGGTAATTTTTGCGGAGCACATCCCTACCCAATAGATATATTATACAAATCTAATGATGTGGAGCTTCCAGGAAAACCAAGTTATAAAAGGTCTAAGAGATCTAAGAAATTATTGAGATACATGTATCCTGTTTTTGCCACGTATTTGAACATTTTCGAATACTCTCCGCAactcattgaaaaatggctTGAGTATGCATTTTGGTTGCGCTATGATTGCCTGGTTTTGGACTGTTTCAAAGTAAACCATCTTTATGACGGAACGCTTATAGATGCATTAGAATGGACGTACCTTGATAATGAACTTCGACTGGCCTACTTCAATAAGGCCAGTATGTTAGAAGTTTGGTATACTTTTAAAGAGTACAAGAAGTGGGTGATAGACAGTGTTGCTTTTGACGAGCTTGACTTACTTAATGTAAGTAATATTCAATTCAACATTGATAATCTAACTCCACAACTAGTAGACAAATGCTTATCAATTTTAGAACAGAAAGATTTATTCGCAACAATCGGGGAGGTACAATTTGGacaagatgaagaagtaGGAGAAGAGAAAGATGTTGATGTTAGTGGAGCTAATTCTGACGAAAACTCCTCACCTAGCTCCACAAttaaaaacaagaaaaggtCAGCATCCAAAAGATCACATTCAGATAATGGCAATGTGGGAGCAACGCACAACCAACTAACAAGTATTTCTGTTATAAGAACAATAAGAAGTATGGAATCCATGAAGAGCCTGCGGAAGATCACTGTGAGAGGAGAGAAATTATATGAGTTGCTAATAAATTTTCATGGGTTCAGAGACAATCCTGGTAAAACGATTAGTTACATAGTGAAACGTAGGATAAATGAAATACGCCTATCACGCATGAATCAAATTTCCAGAACCGGACTAGCTGACTTTACAAGATGGGACAACTTGCAAAAGCTTGTATTAAGTAGAGTAGCTTACATCGACCTGAATAGCATTGTCTTtcccaaaaattttaaatctCTGACAATGAAACGTGTAAGTAAAATCAAGTGGTGGAACATCGAGGAAAATATACTAAAGGAACTAAAAGTCGATAAGAGAACTTTTAAATCGTTGTACATAAAGGAAGATGATAGTAAATtcacaaaattttttaatttacGACACACAAGAATAAAAGAGCTTGACAAAAGTGAAATTAATCAAATAACATACCTTCGATGTCAAGCAATAGTTTGGCTATCTTTTCGGACTTTGAACCATATCAAGCTACAAAATGTATCTGAAGTTTTTAACAATATCATCGTACCTAGAGCATTGTTCGATAGTAAACGAGTAGAGATTTATCGATGTGAAAAAATCTCTCAGGTTTTGgtaatataa